A portion of the Candidatus Poribacteria bacterium genome contains these proteins:
- the fabF gene encoding beta-ketoacyl-ACP synthase II has protein sequence MERVVITGIGVVNAIGNTKEEYWDALASGKNGIGPLTYFDASEHRTQIAGEVKNFQAEQYMDRRAASRFPLFIQYALAASIMAHEDAGLELDSVDPYRAGVQVGSGIGGIGVLEDNAKTLAERGVKRVSPFLVPYMIINMAAGQISIHFSLKGPNSTSVTACASANHSIGDSFRIIQRGEADVMFTGGTESAITPLAFAGFCSMRAMSERNHEPERASRPFTKDRDGFVMGDGAGILILESLSHAQKRGAHIYAEIIGYGMTSDAHDMVSPPENGEGATKAMEFALKDAKLSSDAVDYINAHGTSTPVGDVAETNAIKTLFGEYAYKIPVSSTKSMIGHLLGAAGAVELIACLGAMGKGFLPPTINYDMPDDACDLDYVPNESRDAKIEVALSNAFGFGGHNTSIAVRKFSG, from the coding sequence GTGGAGCGTGTAGTTATTACAGGAATCGGCGTTGTCAATGCGATTGGCAACACGAAAGAAGAATATTGGGATGCGCTTGCCAGCGGTAAAAACGGAATCGGACCTTTAACCTATTTCGATGCCTCTGAGCATCGCACCCAAATCGCTGGAGAGGTAAAAAACTTCCAAGCGGAACAGTATATGGATCGTCGCGCTGCGTCTCGGTTCCCGCTGTTTATCCAGTACGCGCTTGCTGCCTCAATCATGGCACATGAAGACGCTGGCTTGGAACTCGACAGCGTTGACCCGTACCGCGCTGGGGTACAAGTCGGTTCTGGCATCGGCGGCATTGGGGTCCTCGAAGACAACGCAAAAACCCTTGCTGAACGGGGCGTTAAACGCGTCAGCCCATTCCTTGTCCCATACATGATTATTAACATGGCAGCAGGACAGATCTCAATCCACTTTAGTCTCAAGGGTCCTAATTCTACATCTGTTACTGCATGCGCCAGTGCCAACCACTCTATTGGGGATTCATTTCGCATCATTCAACGCGGCGAGGCAGATGTAATGTTCACGGGTGGCACGGAATCTGCGATTACACCTCTGGCTTTTGCGGGTTTCTGCTCAATGCGAGCGATGTCGGAGCGAAATCATGAACCTGAACGCGCCTCGCGCCCGTTCACCAAAGACAGGGACGGCTTCGTGATGGGAGATGGTGCCGGCATATTAATCCTCGAATCGTTATCACATGCCCAAAAACGGGGTGCGCATATCTACGCAGAGATCATCGGCTATGGAATGACTTCAGACGCACACGACATGGTAAGCCCCCCTGAGAACGGTGAAGGGGCAACGAAAGCGATGGAGTTCGCACTTAAGGATGCAAAATTGTCGTCAGATGCCGTTGATTATATCAATGCCCACGGCACTTCTACGCCGGTCGGCGATGTGGCTGAAACAAACGCCATAAAAACGCTCTTCGGTGAGTATGCGTATAAAATCCCTGTCAGTTCCACCAAATCCATGATTGGGCATCTGCTCGGTGCTGCTGGAGCTGTGGAACTCATCGCCTGTTTAGGTGCGATGGGAAAAGGCTTTCTGCCGCCGACGATCAACTACGATATGCCAGACGATGCCTGCGACTTGGATTACGTCCCGAATGAAAGCCGTGACGCGAAGATAGAAGTCGCGCTTTCCAACGCGTTCGGTTTTGGTGGGCACAATACTTCAATTGCTGTCCGCAAATTCTCAGGTTAG
- a CDS encoding ketoacyl-ACP synthase III codes for MTQLRHATITGTGSYLPERVITNFDLEKLVDTSDEWIRQRTGIRERRIAEDNVATSDLCVHAARWAIKNANINPLDIQMILVATVTPDTFFPSTACYLQKGIGAKNAAAMDISAACAGFLYGLDLADGLIRSGQYDTILVVGGEIFNKIVDWNDRGTCVLFGDGAGAAVVQATDEPKGILASYIGSDGDYADINLLGIPAGGSRMPVTQEAIDQKLDKIQMNGREVFKLGVRLMPEAAQRVLREANVSIEEIDLLIPHQANLRIIEAVGDRLGVPREKVYINVDKYGNTSAATVIIALDEALREGRAKPGDLLLLVTFGAGLTWGSTLLQL; via the coding sequence ATGACGCAACTTCGACATGCAACAATTACGGGGACAGGCTCTTACCTCCCTGAGCGGGTTATCACTAATTTCGACCTCGAAAAATTGGTCGATACCAGCGATGAATGGATTCGTCAACGTACGGGTATTCGGGAACGGCGTATTGCTGAAGACAATGTTGCGACTTCAGACCTCTGCGTCCATGCTGCCCGGTGGGCTATTAAAAATGCCAATATCAATCCGCTTGACATTCAGATGATCCTTGTCGCGACTGTTACGCCGGATACATTTTTTCCCTCAACAGCGTGTTACCTTCAGAAAGGTATCGGTGCAAAAAACGCCGCTGCGATGGATATTTCCGCTGCATGCGCCGGTTTCCTTTATGGACTGGACCTCGCAGATGGCCTGATTAGATCGGGACAATACGACACAATTCTTGTTGTTGGTGGCGAGATTTTTAATAAAATTGTTGACTGGAACGATAGGGGGACATGCGTTCTCTTTGGAGATGGCGCAGGTGCCGCCGTTGTTCAAGCCACAGATGAACCAAAAGGGATCCTCGCGTCCTATATCGGATCTGATGGTGATTACGCCGACATCAACCTACTCGGTATCCCTGCTGGTGGTTCCCGAATGCCGGTCACACAGGAAGCGATTGATCAGAAATTAGACAAGATTCAAATGAATGGACGAGAAGTCTTCAAATTAGGTGTCCGCCTTATGCCGGAAGCCGCGCAACGCGTATTACGCGAGGCAAACGTCAGTATTGAAGAAATCGATCTGTTAATACCGCATCAAGCAAACTTGCGCATCATTGAGGCAGTCGGCGATAGGCTCGGGGTCCCGCGAGAAAAGGTCTATATTAACGTTGACAAATACGGTAATACTTCTGCAGCGACAGTCATCATCGCTTTAGATGAGGCACTTCGTGAAGGTAGAGCGAAACCGGGCGATTTGCTGCTGCTTGTGACCTTCGGGGCAGGCTTAACATGGGGAAGCACGCTTCTACAATTGTAG
- the acpP gene encoding acyl carrier protein — MATNQDRLIEIIAKQLGVDEGNVTPDASFMEDLGADSLDTVELVMALEEEFDIEIPDSDAEKIQTVQDALNYLDEHV, encoded by the coding sequence ATGGCAACGAATCAAGATCGTCTCATTGAAATTATAGCGAAACAACTCGGTGTTGATGAAGGTAATGTGACCCCAGATGCCTCTTTCATGGAAGACCTTGGGGCTGACTCACTTGATACTGTTGAGTTAGTTATGGCGCTTGAAGAGGAATTCGACATCGAAATTCCAGACAGCGATGCTGAGAAAATTCAGACTGTTCAAGATGCCTTGAATTACTTAGACGAGCATGTATAG
- the rpmF gene encoding 50S ribosomal protein L32, producing the protein MAHPKRRTSKSKKRMRRSHNALYDKATSVCSYCGETMISHRVCTECGYYNGRPVLKSADEA; encoded by the coding sequence ATGGCGCACCCAAAACGGAGAACCTCAAAATCGAAAAAAAGAATGCGGAGAAGCCATAACGCACTCTATGATAAAGCGACAAGTGTTTGTTCATACTGTGGGGAAACGATGATATCCCACCGTGTCTGCACTGAATGCGGGTACTACAACGGACGACCTGTACTCAAATCTGCCGATGAGGCATAG
- a CDS encoding phosphoglycerate kinase, giving the protein MAKLELKDIDVTGKRVLVRVDFNVPMKDGKITDETRITAALPTLLALINTDAKIILITHLGRPEPGSIADRKTFTTEPIAIALSQKLGRRVAHVNDCIGASVQSAVASMHNGEVLLLENVRFYAEETQNDPKFAEALGSLADVYVNDAFGTAHRAHASTEGVTHYLNPCAAGLLMAREIYYLSTTLENPKRPYVAILGGAKISDKITLIENLLGKVDKLLIGGGMAYTFLSAMGLSIGNSIVETEKLDVAKSLVERETFSESVSLPVDHVVGQNFDAETESKIIDKQDIPDGWQGLDIGPETVSVFGEQIAAAKTVVWNGPLGVYEFEKFAQGTIAVAKQIADSEAVSIIGGGDCVAAIQQAGVGDRMTHISTGGGASLEFLEGKALPGIAALTDSLND; this is encoded by the coding sequence GTGGCAAAACTCGAACTAAAGGACATAGACGTTACAGGGAAACGCGTTCTCGTACGGGTGGACTTCAATGTCCCGATGAAGGATGGCAAGATCACAGATGAAACCCGTATCACTGCCGCGCTGCCAACCCTCCTTGCCCTTATCAACACCGATGCGAAAATCATTTTGATAACACACTTAGGTAGACCTGAACCGGGTTCAATTGCTGACCGAAAGACGTTCACGACCGAACCGATCGCCATCGCGCTCAGTCAGAAGCTCGGCAGGCGCGTCGCCCATGTTAACGATTGTATCGGTGCATCCGTCCAGAGTGCTGTCGCTTCAATGCACAACGGGGAAGTCCTGCTTCTTGAAAACGTCCGTTTCTATGCCGAAGAAACCCAAAACGATCCAAAATTTGCAGAGGCACTCGGTTCGCTGGCGGATGTTTACGTCAACGATGCTTTCGGCACTGCGCACCGCGCCCATGCTTCAACGGAAGGCGTGACCCATTATCTGAACCCATGCGCCGCGGGTCTTTTAATGGCTCGCGAAATCTATTACCTCAGCACAACCCTCGAAAATCCAAAACGTCCTTATGTTGCTATTCTTGGTGGCGCAAAAATATCGGATAAAATCACACTGATTGAGAATCTCCTTGGGAAAGTTGATAAACTGCTGATCGGCGGCGGCATGGCATACACATTCTTATCGGCGATGGGACTCAGTATAGGCAATTCAATTGTTGAAACTGAAAAACTTGATGTCGCAAAATCATTGGTTGAAAGGGAAACATTCTCAGAATCTGTTTCACTACCGGTAGATCACGTTGTAGGACAAAACTTTGACGCTGAAACCGAATCTAAGATTATTGATAAACAGGACATCCCTGATGGCTGGCAAGGATTAGACATCGGTCCCGAAACGGTCTCTGTATTCGGTGAACAGATTGCAGCGGCGAAAACAGTCGTATGGAACGGTCCCTTAGGTGTTTACGAATTCGAGAAGTTCGCGCAGGGGACAATTGCGGTAGCAAAACAGATTGCCGATTCGGAGGCAGTGAGTATTATCGGCGGCGGTGACTGCGTCGCAGCGATACAGCAAGCCGGTGTTGGAGATCGTATGACCCACATCTCGACAGGTGGCGGCGCGTCCTTAGAATTTTTAGAAGGAAAAGCCTTACCCGGCATCGCTGCTCTAACGGATTCTTTAAACGATTAA
- the fabD gene encoding ACP S-malonyltransferase, whose amino-acid sequence MTQLAFIFPGQGSQQVGMGAELAENYPVADAVFEEADVTLGRGLRKLCFEGPAEDLKQTENTQLAILTCSVAALRVLKAHNITPNAVAGHSLGEYSALVAAGVLDFSDALRLVHARASFMAEAGEIQQGTMAAILGMETERLQKLCETTEGIVNIANYNCPGQLIISGQVEAVNHVVSLAKAEIGARRCRPLPVSGAFHSALMAPAQQKFKSVLDSVLLHPPQIDIAMNVTGEFVTDANDIKRLLFQQITQSVQWEKTLHTITNTGITHFVEVGPGKVLSGLVKRTLPESSAMNIEDLKTLSLVTDEYGSGKQQ is encoded by the coding sequence ATGACACAACTGGCGTTTATTTTCCCAGGACAAGGTTCACAGCAGGTCGGTATGGGAGCAGAACTGGCAGAAAATTACCCAGTCGCTGATGCTGTTTTTGAAGAAGCCGATGTAACGCTTGGGCGTGGATTGCGGAAACTCTGTTTTGAAGGACCAGCGGAAGATTTAAAGCAGACTGAAAATACACAACTCGCAATCCTGACGTGTAGCGTCGCAGCGTTGCGGGTCCTAAAGGCACACAACATTACTCCAAACGCTGTCGCTGGACATAGTTTGGGTGAGTATTCCGCGCTTGTAGCAGCGGGCGTACTTGACTTCTCAGACGCATTGCGTCTCGTTCACGCACGCGCGAGTTTCATGGCGGAAGCGGGTGAAATACAGCAAGGCACAATGGCAGCAATCCTTGGAATGGAAACAGAACGGCTCCAAAAACTTTGTGAGACAACCGAGGGGATTGTAAACATCGCCAATTACAACTGTCCCGGTCAACTCATTATATCTGGACAGGTCGAAGCGGTTAATCATGTCGTCTCTCTTGCTAAAGCTGAAATAGGTGCAAGGCGATGTCGTCCACTACCGGTCAGCGGAGCGTTTCATTCCGCACTGATGGCACCAGCACAACAGAAGTTCAAATCTGTACTCGATTCAGTGCTGCTCCATCCACCTCAAATCGACATTGCGATGAATGTAACGGGTGAGTTCGTCACAGATGCAAATGATATTAAACGTCTCTTATTTCAGCAGATAACACAATCTGTCCAATGGGAAAAAACATTACACACTATCACGAATACAGGTATTACGCATTTTGTCGAAGTAGGTCCTGGAAAGGTTTTGTCGGGTTTGGTAAAGCGCACGCTTCCCGAAAGCAGTGCTATGAATATTGAAGACCTCAAGACGCTGTCTCTCGTGACAGATGAATATGGAAGTGGTAAACAACAGTAA
- the folK gene encoding 2-amino-4-hydroxy-6-hydroxymethyldihydropteridine diphosphokinase, with amino-acid sequence MYAAYIGFGSNIGDRLKHIQNAIHALSKTEGITLQEISSIYKTAPVGYEAQGEFLNGVAAIQTTLSPLSLLHTLKDIETAVGRQHRIRWGPREIDLDILIYGDLCLQTEKLIVPHPEMHLRRFVLVPLAEIAPNLVHPVFQETVQILLKYLENDKSVLKIV; translated from the coding sequence ATGTACGCAGCTTACATTGGCTTCGGAAGCAACATCGGCGACCGGCTCAAACATATCCAGAATGCCATTCACGCCTTATCGAAAACGGAGGGAATCACTTTACAAGAGATTTCCTCCATTTACAAAACAGCACCGGTAGGATATGAAGCACAAGGTGAATTCCTGAACGGTGTTGCTGCGATCCAAACCACTCTCTCGCCTCTCTCCTTACTACACACTTTAAAAGACATCGAAACTGCTGTCGGCAGACAACACCGCATCCGCTGGGGTCCGAGAGAAATCGACTTGGACATATTAATCTATGGAGATTTATGTCTCCAGACCGAGAAACTTATTGTGCCACATCCAGAGATGCATCTCCGCCGTTTCGTCTTGGTCCCCTTAGCAGAAATTGCCCCTAATCTTGTGCATCCCGTTTTTCAGGAAACCGTTCAGATCTTGCTTAAATATCTTGAAAACGATAAATCTGTTTTAAAAATTGTCTGA
- a CDS encoding AAA-like domain-containing protein — MRWFETRGPVYPEDNYVVTRTDERSDFMNRLKRGRYVVLFAPRQTGKTTFFRNALDALETEDNTYFPIQLNFEGYADSDAPTFYPSLCEEICKQIKNIFQKRQENPTDKLNYFLANTQITEAISMRRFFEDFGGLLENQRVIMIIDEFDGIPPDAIRGFLHSLRHIYLSGRTRCPHSIGLVGVKSITQLNYDRSISPFNIQDEFKLSNFTRTQVQELLSQYTQEVGQPFASKVIEAIHKQTAGQPVLVNRFAQILTEEMDIPKSEPITMEHFSKAHEQLLRERHTNIDHLITNIRRDRRFEAFLMKIVSYDEGTEFNLYNELINELATYGIIAEGTDGMCEIINPIYHYCIMQAFKPIVNGLEQEYLPEDTRAGFQDYLTPNGHIQMAALLDNFRDFIARVGFKILQVPDTPREYVGQRLLFAYLEQFVQIVGGTMYLEAQTGRGRMDILIRHNQRKHIVETKIWGGTARYQAGKKQLAAYVKLENATAGYYVVFDHRNAPEPRTETETLNRLTIRSYVIPVIQERPSD; from the coding sequence ATGAGATGGTTTGAGACGCGCGGTCCTGTCTATCCTGAGGATAACTACGTCGTCACACGTACAGATGAACGCTCAGATTTTATGAATCGGCTAAAAAGGGGGAGATATGTCGTTTTGTTCGCACCGCGCCAGACAGGTAAGACGACTTTCTTCCGAAACGCGCTTGACGCACTTGAAACTGAAGATAACACCTACTTCCCAATACAACTTAATTTTGAGGGGTACGCAGACAGCGACGCTCCCACTTTTTACCCATCTCTTTGTGAAGAAATATGTAAACAAATTAAGAACATCTTTCAAAAACGCCAAGAGAATCCCACCGATAAACTCAACTATTTTTTAGCAAATACCCAAATAACCGAAGCGATTTCAATGCGAAGGTTTTTTGAAGACTTTGGGGGTTTGTTGGAAAATCAGCGGGTTATTATGATCATTGATGAGTTTGATGGTATCCCTCCAGACGCTATCAGAGGGTTTCTGCATTCGCTACGCCATATCTATCTCTCTGGAAGGACGCGATGCCCACATAGCATTGGCCTCGTCGGCGTTAAAAGCATTACACAACTCAACTACGACCGCTCCATTTCACCCTTCAATATACAAGACGAGTTTAAACTATCGAATTTCACGCGCACACAGGTGCAAGAACTCCTTTCACAATACACACAAGAAGTCGGACAGCCCTTCGCTTCCAAAGTCATAGAAGCGATTCACAAACAGACGGCTGGACAACCCGTACTCGTCAATCGATTCGCCCAAATTCTTACTGAAGAGATGGACATCCCGAAGAGCGAACCGATTACAATGGAACACTTTTCAAAAGCACACGAGCAGCTCCTGCGCGAACGACATACTAACATTGATCACCTGATAACGAATATCCGCAGAGACCGGCGATTTGAGGCATTCCTCATGAAGATCGTTTCTTACGATGAAGGCACAGAATTTAATCTTTACAATGAACTCATTAATGAACTGGCAACTTATGGTATCATTGCTGAAGGGACTGACGGTATGTGTGAGATTATCAATCCAATTTATCACTATTGCATTATGCAAGCGTTTAAACCGATAGTGAATGGACTGGAACAGGAATATTTACCCGAAGACACTCGCGCAGGATTTCAGGATTATCTCACACCAAATGGACACATCCAAATGGCAGCACTTCTTGATAACTTCCGTGATTTTATCGCACGCGTAGGCTTCAAAATTTTACAAGTGCCAGATACGCCCCGGGAATATGTCGGACAGCGTCTCCTCTTTGCCTATCTTGAACAGTTTGTCCAAATTGTGGGCGGCACCATGTACCTTGAGGCACAAACTGGACGGGGTAGAATGGACATTCTCATTCGTCATAACCAGCGAAAACATATCGTCGAAACAAAAATCTGGGGCGGAACTGCGCGTTATCAGGCAGGCAAAAAACAACTTGCTGCGTACGTCAAATTGGAGAACGCCACAGCGGGATATTACGTGGTATTCGATCATCGCAACGCTCCGGAACCGCGCACAGAGACAGAAACCCTCAATAGATTGACAATTCGGAGTTATGTGATTCCTGTGATTCAAGAACGTCCTTCAGATTGA
- a CDS encoding DUF177 domain-containing protein, whose product MKEGIRDTLVFDVKDLRHEDSKKYEALVPHETLDLIYEEAEFVSPLLCTIALSRQGDDNIWVTADITSTLSVECRRCVKPFEIDVATTLNLFFSFNTEASDEDDADTRYYDGETLDISEDARQALLLEIPMWPLCSETCEGLCPQCGSELNAGTCSCEIENEAPVRDSNPLRAQLESVLSNASPLKNTGRQMKS is encoded by the coding sequence ATGAAGGAAGGCATAAGAGATACCTTAGTGTTCGACGTGAAAGACCTTCGACACGAGGACTCCAAGAAATACGAAGCACTTGTGCCACACGAGACCCTCGATCTGATTTATGAGGAAGCCGAATTTGTTAGCCCATTATTATGCACAATTGCTTTATCCCGCCAAGGCGACGACAATATCTGGGTGACAGCGGACATCACCTCGACACTCTCGGTAGAATGTCGACGGTGTGTTAAACCTTTTGAAATTGACGTAGCGACTACGCTAAACTTATTTTTCTCTTTCAATACTGAAGCTTCGGACGAAGATGACGCAGATACGCGATATTACGACGGGGAGACTTTAGACATTTCTGAAGATGCTCGGCAGGCACTGCTTCTTGAAATACCGATGTGGCCCCTCTGTTCCGAAACATGTGAAGGCCTCTGTCCACAGTGCGGATCAGAACTTAATGCTGGTACATGTTCTTGCGAGATCGAAAATGAGGCACCGGTGAGGGATTCTAACCCCCTGAGAGCGCAGCTCGAAAGCGTCCTTTCTAACGCCAGTCCTCTCAAAAATACTGGAAGACAGATGAAATCATAG
- the fabG gene encoding 3-oxoacyl-ACP reductase FabG → MDVTTERSAFRENLLSGKTAIVTGASRGIGAAIAQRLCETGANVVLCSRSADAVGEVANTLEDKGHSVHAMAADISQKADVETLIEETAAQFSQIDILVNNAGITRDTLLMRLKDEDWHAVLQTNLTGTMYCTRAVLRPMIRQKSGRIINISSVVGLAGNAGQANYAAAKAGIIGLTKATAKEVGARGITVNAIAPGFITTDMTAQISEQNQKQLLGLIPLRGFGHPEDVADAVCFLASDAARYITGQTLQVDGGMVM, encoded by the coding sequence ATGGATGTAACAACGGAACGGAGTGCTTTTAGGGAAAACTTATTGAGTGGCAAAACAGCGATTGTAACGGGCGCGTCTCGTGGTATCGGTGCTGCAATTGCACAGAGGCTTTGTGAAACCGGTGCCAACGTCGTCTTATGTTCACGCTCTGCCGACGCTGTTGGAGAGGTCGCTAATACACTCGAAGATAAAGGCCACAGCGTACACGCGATGGCTGCCGATATTTCCCAAAAGGCAGATGTTGAAACACTGATTGAAGAAACGGCTGCGCAATTCTCACAAATCGATATCCTTGTAAACAACGCCGGAATTACTCGTGATACGCTGCTGATGCGCCTTAAAGATGAGGATTGGCACGCCGTTCTACAGACGAATCTGACCGGCACGATGTACTGCACGCGTGCGGTGCTTCGTCCTATGATACGTCAGAAAAGTGGACGGATTATTAACATTTCATCGGTAGTTGGCTTAGCGGGAAACGCCGGGCAAGCAAATTACGCCGCTGCGAAGGCAGGCATTATCGGTTTAACAAAGGCTACCGCTAAAGAAGTTGGTGCCCGCGGTATTACCGTGAACGCGATCGCCCCTGGCTTTATCACGACGGATATGACAGCACAAATATCGGAACAGAATCAGAAACAACTGCTTGGACTGATTCCGTTACGAGGATTTGGGCATCCAGAAGACGTAGCAGATGCTGTCTGTTTTCTGGCATCGGACGCTGCACGCTATATCACCGGTCAAACACTTCAAGTTGACGGGGGTATGGTGATGTAA
- the sucC gene encoding ADP-forming succinate--CoA ligase subunit beta, which translates to MNIHEYQARQILESYGVNILPGKVAETPEEAEAIAQELNCPTYVIKAQIHAGGRGKGGGVKLANSPAEVKQHAEAILGMQLVTPQTGPEGKLVRKVLIAEAGEIEKEFYLAILLDRETSHLTLIGSEEGGVNIEEVAAEIPEKIIRAQIHPAFGLTEFQAREFAYKLITHPDYRSIIPKATELITSLYNAFTAYDCSLVEINPLTIVKTNDELDIVALDSKVNLDDNSLWRHPDIAEMRDPHEEDPSELEASESGLSYIRLDGDIGCMVNGAGLAMATMDIIKQNGGEPANFLDVGGGASVEAVAHAFRLILADKSVKAVLVNIFGGIMKCDTIANGIVDAAKQVELNVPLVIRLEGTNVELGKQIIAESDLNVQLADGLSEAAELAVAAANPA; encoded by the coding sequence ATGAACATTCACGAATATCAAGCCAGACAAATCTTAGAATCCTACGGTGTTAACATACTGCCCGGCAAGGTCGCTGAAACACCAGAGGAAGCGGAAGCCATCGCGCAAGAACTCAATTGTCCGACCTACGTCATCAAAGCACAAATCCACGCTGGCGGTCGCGGAAAAGGCGGTGGTGTGAAACTCGCCAATTCACCGGCTGAAGTAAAACAGCATGCCGAAGCGATCCTTGGAATGCAACTCGTAACACCACAAACAGGTCCCGAAGGCAAACTCGTCCGAAAAGTGCTGATTGCTGAAGCTGGAGAAATAGAAAAAGAATTCTATCTCGCTATACTTCTGGATCGGGAAACCTCGCATCTCACTTTAATCGGTAGCGAAGAGGGCGGTGTCAATATTGAGGAAGTTGCGGCAGAAATACCTGAAAAAATTATTAGAGCACAGATTCATCCGGCTTTCGGACTCACGGAGTTTCAAGCGCGGGAATTCGCATATAAACTGATTACGCACCCGGATTATCGTTCTATTATCCCGAAAGCAACGGAACTCATCACAAGCCTCTACAATGCTTTTACGGCGTATGATTGCTCACTTGTAGAGATTAATCCGTTAACCATTGTAAAAACGAACGATGAATTAGATATTGTCGCTCTCGATTCAAAGGTCAATCTCGATGACAACTCGCTTTGGCGACACCCTGATATAGCCGAAATGCGTGATCCACACGAAGAAGACCCAAGCGAATTAGAGGCAAGTGAATCGGGTTTGAGTTACATCCGTCTTGACGGTGATATCGGCTGTATGGTGAACGGTGCGGGACTGGCTATGGCGACGATGGACATCATTAAACAGAACGGCGGCGAACCGGCAAACTTTCTTGATGTCGGCGGCGGCGCGTCTGTAGAGGCAGTCGCCCACGCTTTCCGGCTCATCCTCGCAGACAAAAGTGTGAAAGCCGTTCTTGTCAACATCTTCGGCGGCATCATGAAATGTGACACAATCGCGAACGGTATCGTTGACGCAGCAAAACAGGTTGAACTCAATGTTCCACTCGTGATTCGGTTGGAAGGCACAAATGTGGAACTTGGAAAACAGATTATCGCCGAATCGGACTTGAACGTTCAACTCGCAGATGGACTTTCTGAAGCGGCAGAACTCGCAGTAGCGGCGGCGAATCCCGCATAA